From the Falsirhodobacter halotolerans genome, the window CAGCCCCGGCACCGTGGTCAGGCCGTGAAACCCGGCATCCGTGTGGAACCGCCCGAAGGTCACGCCCATCGGCTTGCCCGCCGCTTCGCTGTCGGACCAGACGCGGTCCATCTCCATCGCCAGCCGCGCGCCCGCCATCGCCGCGTCGTTGCGAAAGCGGCGGGGGGTTCCCACATGCCCGTGCACCCCCACGATGCGCAGGTCGGGGTAACGGAAATTTCCCGGCACGGCGGTGCAGATGCCCAGCGGCTTTCCGCCGCGCAGAAGCGAGGGCGCCTGTTCGATATGCACTTCCACATAGGCCGCGATCGCGGCGGGATCGAGCGCGCGCGCCCCCTGCCGCAGCGCGTCCACGTCGCAGCCGCACTCGGCCATGTGGTCGGCCAGCGTGCGGCCCGTGTCGATGCGCCGCGCGGTGTCGTAGGTGTCACGCGGCAGGGTTCCAAGCGCCGCGCGCGAACCGATATAGGACGTCTGGAACCAGACGCTTTCTTCGGCCCGGATGCCCATCGCGCACAGCGTCACGCGTGGCACCGCCCCGATCGCGCGCAGGGCGCGCATCGCCACCAGCGCCGCCAGCGGACCCGCCGCCCCGTCGAAGTTGCCCCCCCTTGGAACGCTGTCGAGATGCGAGCCCATGATCACATCGGGCGCGCCCGCGATCTGCGGCCAGCGCGCATAGGTGTTGCCCGCCGCATCGACCGTCACGGCAAAGCCGTCGGCGTCCGCCGCGCGCCGCATCACCTCATGGCCGCGATTCTCTCCCGCGCCATAGGTGTCGCGGGTGATGCCGCCCGCGGGATCGGTGCTGATGGCGGCAAGCTCGTCGAAGAAACCTTCGGCAAAGCGGCGC encodes:
- a CDS encoding hydantoinase/carbamoylase family amidase; the encoded protein is MTLAHPSHGIPDIRSAVEDQRRFAEGFFDELAAISTDPAGGITRDTYGAGENRGHEVMRRAADADGFAVTVDAAGNTYARWPQIAGAPDVIMGSHLDSVPRGGNFDGAAGPLAALVAMRALRAIGAVPRVTLCAMGIRAEESVWFQTSYIGSRAALGTLPRDTYDTARRIDTGRTLADHMAECGCDVDALRQGARALDPAAIAAYVEVHIEQAPSLLRGGKPLGICTAVPGNFRYPDLRIVGVHGHVGTPRRFRNDAAMAGARLAMEMDRVWSDSEAAGKPMGVTFGRFHTDAGFHGLTTVPGLFHLSVDVRAYDPDTLAGAEAAFLAIIARIEAEHGVRVDLGARKSAPVGLADADIRGALHAAAKAVDVDAVDLGSPASHDAAAFAAAGVPMAMLFVRNANGSHNPDEAMEIDDFMEGCAVLTRWLYDTYCR